agttttttttcaaacaaGCTCTAATTTGCTGCTGAttacttttagttttaaagcttttttctgttttatgtcatttgtgAGGACCAGAGACATGTGAGATCATATCTGAATACAAATGATGGTGCATGCAAAACACTGTCTGAGAACGTACTTGGAAATTAGTAGAATTGCAGCTAATTTTACTAGTTTTTATACAACACAGTGAtcaatcttttatttatttttttgtttcattttctttcctgcaTTGGTGGTTTGTCAGCGTGTACACATACAGTTGAACACACAGATTTGCATTGTGTAGTTGCTTAACACCATCCAGCTCAAAACACTGATGTGCAATAGGTTGTTGATATGGACATTTAGTCGCTGACTCTTACAAACCCATCGTAACACTCCCAACTACATGGACACTAGTCAAACGTGCTTAATGAGTAAGATGCAGTCATGTTCACTCCAGATACTGATAGCTGTCGTCTGTTTGGCTGTGCTTCAAGCTCAGCTTAGTAATTGATTGGAACCTGGCACAAAGTGGAAATCATAGCACTTCATGTAATGCCTTTGGAAAAGATTCTTTAATGATATTACTGCATGGGGTATTAACATGCATTTCACTGATGCACATTTACAGCATTGTTTCATgaaagccattttttttttacattttcaaagagATGCTAACAAAGTCGAATGTGATTTTACAGAGACAGTAATTAAATATGCTCAGTTCTGCAGCTTCACACTGAagtacacacattcactccAGGTGTCATCCCTCTGCTTCCTTGTGTTGATCTCAGTCTCTCTTAAAGCAACGTAATAGAGGTTTTCTCCCTTTTGGTAACCCTGAACATGAGAAACAGTACCTCACAGTGTGCTCCatgacagaaatacaaaaacaaacatgtaactTGTGctatgaaaatatgtttgacTAATAATACAGTATTTCATGTTAAAAAGATGTTACCTTTACATTAGTTTTGGAGGAAGATGAAAGTCTTGCTTGATATTCTGAAAAACGGAACCAGTTCTTAATGTCACATTAACTGGTTGAGTGGTATGGGTGAAAAAAAGAAGTAACATTTATTGTACCTGTGCAAGGGCAGCTTTGTTTCCTGCTTATGATGTACAGACAGGCAGCCAGTAAAACACTCAAGAGAGTGGTGAATGCTGAAAATCCAGTCCAGAAATACACCTGGAAAGAACAGTCCACCTGATCTGtacagaaacaaagaacattacagagatttggattttttttgctttacattTGGTGAGGGGGTAATTACCATTATTTATCAAATGATGAAACTTTTGCTACAATGTTACTCACTTTCAATGTTCAGTCTGGTCCCATTTCCAAACAGCATGTGTCCACATGAGGCAACAGCACAGTAGTAGGTCCCAGCATCAGACACATTCAGGCTGTTCATCGGCAGGTTGTAGACACAGGAGTGAGTTTGTGTCTcaggtttcctctcacactgatcATTGCTGCCTCCATGGGTGTAAATGAGTCCTGGATGAGCTTGTCCAGAGTGTTTGAACCAGTAAACCCTGTGTTCTCCATCACAGGTcccagtgtgtactgtacagttCAGAGTCACAGAGCCTCCTGGCTGGATGCTCTCAGATGCTGACTGATGCACCTGAGCTGGGATGTTCAAACCTGAGCCGTGCACGCTGACAACGGTGCTCTCCGCAAATTCAAAAATGAATGTATAGCTGGTTGCACAGTAGTAAGTTGCTGAGTCGGAAGTGCGTAAATCTGAGATAATCAGATAAATTTTTCCTTTCATAGTAGCCAAATTGAAGCGTTTGTTATTTTTGAGTTCACCATAAAAAGTACCATTTTTTTCATACTTGTAGAAAGTAGCAATTAGCCTTGGTTTCTCTCCCAGAGATTGTTTATACCAGTAAAACATTGCAACATCTTCtgcataaaaacatgacaaagtcACCTCATTACCAGCATCAACTGATATTAAACTGTGCTGTTGATGAACAGAGGAGGACAGTTTCAGAGCGTCCATTTGAGCTGAAGTGAGAGACAAAGCAAATCCACAGTTGGTTTCATGTGGTACTTTAGAACACTCAGCGATGATGAGCAAAATATGAGAACTGaccaaaaactacaaaaaaaaatgtaaacaaaactgTAGTCATTGAAAACTcacctgcttttccacagaacACACATGTCAGatagaaaagaaacactgaaggCATCATCATGTTCAACGTCTTGCACTGAGCGTAATCCTGAacctttctcctctcttcaGACACAAGACTGCATTCGACTGGCCAACTACAGGTGTCCTACTTAGGAAGCATCACGTTCTCACTGACACACTGTCAAGTAggttttgaaaaaataaataaccacAGACATCCTTGCTTATGTAATGACACTCGCACTCATTTCGCTGATGGGCTGCACTTGCTTTGAAGGTGTCAATTGCCAATCATGTGGATATGTAGCTGTCACTTAATGGGGGAAATAAATACGCACTATTCATTTTGAGCAGTTCAACCACACAGAGCAATATTCTCCTGTTTTATTGAAGATTTTAGGGTGTTTTGCCTTGATTTTTACAGTAGTTTGCAGAAGTGCAGACAGGAAACCTACAACCAAGGTTGCAACCTACAGTTGGTGTGAAtataaggggaaaaaaaatcaggtagACAGTCTAGTCAAGTGAGACCAAATGGAAAGCAAAACTCTGTTTAAGGTATTAGAAATGTCTGAGTTCAAATATAAACtgataaaaatctaaacaaaaaacTTTGGTATTCTTAGGTATTCTTCTCTAATACCTAAAAGGAGCAGTGGGGCCCTAATGGATAGAGTGTCAGACTTGTAAtgaaggttgtgggtttgagtctcaggaccagCAGCAATTGTCGGTGGGGCAGAGTGACTAGCCagctctctctccaccttcaataccacgactgaggtgagacccctgagcaaggcaacgaacccccaactgctccccaggcaacgcagcaatggctgcccactgctcgggtgtgtgttcacgctatgtgtgtgtgtgtgtgttcactgctgtgtgtgcacttcaggtgggttaaatgcagaggggaatttcgaGTATGCGtcacttttttcactttcaatttcaatttcaaccaatgaaattaatttaaattagaaAACCGTTTTTCCttgatttcatttcatctctttCTTCTCCAGGCTTTACATATTTCTTGTTTGCCAGAGCCTCTGCTCTTTGGTTGGGTCTCAGTCACAATCTGGCAGAAGAAGGTGTGCCCAAAGCCCAAAGGCCTAATTCTCCATTGTTCAGTCAACCAGACCTTAAATCATTCATGTTTCAGGGTTACAATCTGATTTGCATAAATGGAGGGAAACAGCAATTTGTGAAGTTTAGTTGACTATTCAAAATCTTTTTAACAATTAATGATTTTATACCTGTGTGACAACAACATCTGAAGTTCTATGCATTAATTATATAACAATAAATGATGTAACATTATTTAATAAGCATGAATATGTAGTATGTAGTTGGATAAATGACAACGTTTGAGAAGTGTGTCAGTCATATGCTATTGCCTTCAAACTCAATCGCATTGGTAGGAAAAGTACTTACACCAGATCatctgcagaagaaaaagaactgaCAAATATGTAGAAGTactgcatttcaaatgaaagtACTACTTCACAAActttttacagtcattttgcaGTAAATTTTCTCTTCTGATTGATCTTGGctttcagtgtatttttatcACCACACTAGTAGATAatatttattcacacacacacacacacaggctatcAGAGCAACATTGAAAGCTGGCTGTCTGCATTAGTTTGATCCCAAAAAATCATTAATAATTTCTTCCTGTCTCCTATTCAATCAGTTGTTCCACTCTCTGGAAACACCTTCCTTGAAGGAAGAAGATCCGTAAATATTCACAAGATGAATCTGACTTTGAGACAATTAGTACAATACCACAGACAGCGAACACCCAATgagtttgaattattttaagTGCAGCACAGTTAAAGTAAAGTATAATGTTAAAGTCTTCTGGAACAGGCTGAAAGTTGTGCTGTTAATGTGCAGTAGCACGGTAGAAGATCAAGTAACAGTTAATTTAGATGAGCTGTTGtgctatttgtttgtttcagttgtttttcagAGCAGTGGTTTTCTGAAATGTCTTCATATATTAAATCTCTAAGGGTTTGGTCATATTCCTTCAGCACAACTTGCTGTTTTACTCCATTTTTCATAAACAGAAAGAGCGAATCCTAGATCGCTAGTCATGATGGGATGTTTTGTAAGTGCGCACTTAATGTAATACAAGGTATGTCCATGCTCTGTTGTACTTATTCACTGGGAATAGTGCATTTTAAGGCATCATCTCTTTTTtgccattattttattttgaattaataAAAAGTTGACTGTTCAAACTATGCACATTTCATGTTCGGTCTGTCCTGTACTATAAATTGGTCGTTTAAAGTTGTTTCTTTTCAGTCGTGGAGATTTTGTACGGTCTAGTGGCACAGAGATAGTGGTCAGACAGTAATTGAACTTCATACATTGTTTACTGAGAGGTGAGGATTTCATGAAGCATGTTTTGcttaaataactttaaaagaGACGAGGATGAAACATGTCCAGCTCTATTACTTTACTCCGGAGTACACACATTCCTCTGTAGCATCTCTCTGTTTTCTTGATCTGCTGCCCGTCTTTACCCTTAAAGCAGCATAGTGGACATTATCCACGTTGTCCACACACCCCTAGAGAAATATAATTAGTATGCTGGAATTCAACACAAATTCAACAGAAATCATGatagaaaatatgtttgaatTATATTGATCTGGTTAATCTAGATTAAATTACCTCTGCATTTGTTGTAGACGAAGCTGAAAATCTTGTGT
The window above is part of the Mastacembelus armatus chromosome 18, fMasArm1.2, whole genome shotgun sequence genome. Proteins encoded here:
- the LOC113125583 gene encoding uncharacterized protein LOC113125583 isoform X2 → MMMPSVFLFYLTCVFCGKAAQMDALKLSSSVHQQHSLISVDAGNEVTLSCFYAEDVAMFYWYKQSLGEKPRLIATFYKYEKNGTFYGELKNNKRFNLATMKGKIYLIISDLRTSDSATYYCATSYTFIFEFAESTVVSVHGSGLNIPAQVHQSASESIQPGGSVTLNCTVHTGTCDGEHRVYWFKHSGQAHPGLIYTHGGSNDQCERKPETQTHSCVYNLPMNSLNVSDAGTYYCAVASCGHMLFGNGTRLNIENQVDCSFQVYFWTGFSAFTTLLSVLLAACLYIISRKQSCPCTEYQARLSSSSKTNGYQKGENLYYVALRETEINTRKQRDDTWSECVYFSVKLQN
- the LOC113125583 gene encoding uncharacterized protein LOC113125583 isoform X1; protein product: MMMPSVFLFYLTCVFCGKAAQMDALKLSSSVHQQHSLISVDAGNEVTLSCFYAEDVAMFYWYKQSLGEKPRLIATFYKYEKNGTFYGELKNNKRFNLATMKGKIYLIISDLRTSDSATYYCATSYTFIFEFAESTVVSVHGSGLNIPAQVHQSASESIQPGGSVTLNCTVHTGTCDGEHRVYWFKHSGQAHPGLIYTHGGSNDQCERKPETQTHSCVYNLPMNSLNVSDAGTYYCAVASCGHMLFGNGTRLNIENQVDCSFQVYFWTGFSAFTTLLSVLLAACLYIISRKQSCPCTEYQARLSSSSKTNVKGYQKGENLYYVALRETEINTRKQRDDTWSECVYFSVKLQN